attcttatttaaataaaaaattctgcttgcattttttttcgcaaaaatggtacgtGTTTGTACGGTTTGGTAaggcaatttctacgtatcaaaacgctcaaacatacttataataataatatgtaacatTACGCCTGATGTAAAATACAgaatatttttaacacatttcCAAACATTATTTGAATAGCCTaacattcttatttaaataaaaaattctgcttgcatttttttttcgcaaaaatggtacgtgtttgaagggcggctactagagaattgcctagggcgtcatttGACCTAAGTGGGGCCCTGCTGTTATGTATGTCAAGATAGCAAGTAATgacaagtttaaaaaaaattgacttttaGTTTTCTAGAGCAACAGCTTAGTTGTTTTTAATCCAAATTTTAGTGTCACAGATCTTGACTTTTATGTCAATATGGAATTTAACTTTGAAAATATTGTTCAGCAACTAAAAGATGAATACCAAAATACTAAACGTCCATCTACAATTAAGCTGAAACAAGAAACGCAAGTAGGAGATTCAGGTGAAGATACTAAAAAAGACCAAAAATATTTAGAACAAGAATTTTTAGAATTGGAAATTAAACTAGATCAAATTCTATCAAATATATCAAAAGATACATTAAATTATTGTAAGATTCTGTCGATAATAAGTTCTATTTTATATGAAAAATCAAAGGTATCTCTAAACATGAATGCTCTTACAACATCGAAAGCATACTTGGAGAAGAGTCTTAACATTATCAAAGACTTAAGTCAAGATCCCCAGATAAGATTTATATATTTAAAAGTAGTAAACTACCTTTCTTATGTTGTGTCAAGAATGGGAGATTTTGAAAAAGCAAGAACCCTTCTTGAAGAAGTTGTCAAAGAAGAGCTcaaatttgatactttagtgtaCAGCACAGAGGACTTATTTAGGTCAACTAATTCAGACCAAGCATTAGCAAAAGCAAAGTTACGAAAGCTTAAGATAAACAATTTGCAAATGCTTGGTTGGGTTTACGGGAAGTTGGGGCTAAATAATCTTTATGCAGAAACGATACACGAAAGTCTACAGGAAGAACTTGATATTAACGATGGTGATCCTATTAATTGGGCCACAAGATGTTATAGATTGGCATCTTTATTCATAGTACAGGATAAATGGATCAATGCGGTATATCACTTAAGAGCAGCTCAGACAGTTTTGGATCCACTTGAAACTTCTTTATTGCCGAACATTGCTCTTTTTAAAGCACAAGCAGATTTAGCAAGAACTTGGGTAAGTAGATGCTACATACTAACTATTATCCGTTAATATTAATAGAATATCATAAATATTTTAATGTCATAaggaataattatttattaagttCTTGTGGCATGTGTTAGCAACAATAATAAATACTTTGGAAATCTTACAAGtgatatacagtgtgtcaatttaaaaacttacaatggctatatctcacgaacaaaagctgatatcaaaaaatgcttgaaaccgtttttaggatagtaagggggaactaaaatggcatgaaagagaactcacccccatcaaccccctaggccccacccatcacaaccaaaaaagtttaaattgcaaacccctacttgtgatacatcattgaaaagggtatcaaaaatg
The window above is part of the Diabrotica virgifera virgifera chromosome 2, PGI_DIABVI_V3a genome. Proteins encoded here:
- the LOC114333560 gene encoding KIF-binding protein-like: MEFNFENIVQQLKDEYQNTKRPSTIKLKQETQVGDSGEDTKKDQKYLEQEFLELEIKLDQILSNISKDTLNYCKILSIISSILYEKSKVSLNMNALTTSKAYLEKSLNIIKDLSQDPQIRFIYLKVVNYLSYVVSRMGDFEKARTLLEEVVKEELKFDTLVYSTEDLFRSTNSDQALAKAKLRKLKINNLQMLGWVYGKLGLNNLYAETIHESLQEELDINDGDPINWATRCYRLASLFIVQDKWINAVYHLRAAQTVLDPLETSLLPNIALFKAQADLARTWVQYGLQLFSRSRRSVMEKVWEDAWKLCRQNESSDANKFKFTGLEIHPPNVPVKEITNIQEARELFTYTHKWLKRARSFYNLRDYPLQYVNVIQELNELYRYLAFYEKDIDSQYEVHKKRHETLEMLSSLLREVRPTGYNTVSLEIVKEIIDVQLEMMQINLKRVFNPNEDTNYSQEEIKKKIEIFNSVNDKMGNLCKDVNNSSPKFVSDIDGLDHLLPSNILVKSDVDTEPDLKKESKTTSEQPARAAELKSEGTKSK